The proteins below are encoded in one region of Streptomyces roseirectus:
- a CDS encoding M20/M25/M40 family metallo-hydrolase has translation MSETGTGGYVRGEDEVVDLCSELIRFDTSNYGDHSGPGERQAAEWVAGKLAEVGLEPKIFESHPGRASTVARIEGEDPSRPALLIHGHLDVVPANADDWTHHPFSGEVADGCVWGRGAVDMKDMDAMTLAVVRDRLRGGRKPPRDIVLAFLADEEAGGTYGARHLVDRHPDLFEGVTEAISEVGGFSFTVSEQRRLYLIQTAEKGMHWMKLTVAGTAGHGSMIHRDNAITELSEAVARVGRHTWPVRVTKTTRAFLDELGDALGMPLDPEDMEATLARLGGIAKLIGATLSNTANPTQLGAGYKVNVIPGEATAHLDGRFLPGYEDEFLADLDRLLGPRVKREDVHSDKALETSFDGALVDAMQSALLAEDPTAKAVPYMLSGGTDAKSFDDLGIRGFGFAPLKLPPELDFAGMFHGVDERVPVDGLQFGVRVLDRFIDAS, from the coding sequence GTGAGCGAGACGGGCACGGGTGGGTACGTCAGGGGCGAGGACGAGGTCGTCGACCTCTGTTCCGAGCTGATCAGGTTCGACACCAGCAACTACGGCGACCACTCGGGCCCGGGGGAGCGGCAGGCGGCCGAGTGGGTCGCCGGGAAGCTCGCCGAGGTCGGCCTGGAACCGAAGATCTTCGAGTCGCACCCCGGCCGCGCCTCCACCGTGGCCCGCATCGAGGGCGAGGACCCCTCGCGCCCCGCGCTCCTCATCCACGGCCACCTGGACGTCGTCCCGGCCAACGCGGACGACTGGACGCACCACCCGTTCTCCGGCGAGGTCGCGGACGGCTGCGTCTGGGGTCGCGGCGCCGTCGACATGAAGGACATGGACGCGATGACCCTCGCGGTCGTCCGCGACCGGCTGCGCGGCGGGCGCAAGCCGCCCCGGGACATCGTCCTGGCGTTCCTCGCGGACGAGGAGGCGGGCGGCACGTACGGGGCCCGGCACCTCGTCGACCGCCACCCCGACCTCTTCGAGGGGGTCACCGAGGCGATCAGCGAGGTCGGCGGGTTCTCCTTCACCGTCAGCGAGCAGCGGCGGCTGTACCTCATCCAGACGGCCGAGAAGGGCATGCACTGGATGAAGCTGACCGTCGCCGGGACCGCCGGGCACGGCTCGATGATCCACCGCGACAACGCGATCACCGAGCTGTCCGAGGCCGTCGCCCGCGTCGGACGGCACACGTGGCCCGTCCGCGTCACCAAGACCACCCGCGCCTTCCTCGACGAGCTGGGCGACGCGCTGGGCATGCCGCTCGACCCCGAGGACATGGAGGCCACCCTGGCCCGCCTCGGCGGCATCGCCAAGCTGATCGGCGCGACCCTCAGCAACACCGCGAACCCGACCCAGCTCGGCGCCGGCTACAAGGTCAACGTCATCCCCGGCGAGGCCACCGCCCACCTCGACGGCCGTTTCCTGCCCGGCTACGAGGACGAGTTCCTGGCCGACCTCGACCGGCTCCTCGGCCCCCGGGTCAAGCGCGAGGACGTCCACTCCGACAAGGCCCTGGAGACCTCCTTCGACGGCGCCCTCGTCGACGCGATGCAGTCCGCGCTGCTCGCCGAGGACCCCACCGCCAAGGCCGTCCCGTACATGCTGTCCGGCGGCACCGACGCCAAGTCCTTCGACGACCTCGGCATCCGCGGCTTCGGCTTCGCGCCGCTCAAGCTGCCCCCGGAGCTGGACTTCGCGGGCATGTTCCACGGCGTCGACGAGCGCGTCCCCGTCGACGGCCTCCAGTTCGGCGTCCGCGTCCTGGACCGGTTCATCGACGCGTCCTGA
- the chpH gene encoding chaplin ChpH, translated as MIKKVVAAAAATGGLVLAGAGLAVADSGAQGAAVGSPGVVSGNVIQVPVHVPVNVCGNTISVIGLLNPAFGNTCINK; from the coding sequence ATGATCAAGAAGGTCGTCGCCGCCGCTGCCGCCACGGGCGGTCTCGTTCTCGCGGGTGCGGGCCTGGCCGTCGCCGACTCCGGTGCGCAGGGTGCCGCCGTGGGTTCCCCGGGTGTCGTGTCCGGCAACGTCATCCAGGTCCCCGTCCACGTCCCGGTGAACGTGTGCGGCAACACGATCTCCGTGATCGGCCTGCTGAACCCCGCCTTCGGCAACACCTGCATCAACAAGTGA
- a CDS encoding chaplin, with amino-acid sequence MRQVTRKGFMTVAAATGAIAAAGGVAHADSGAGGAAQGSPGVLSGNSVQVPVHVPVNVCGNTVNVVGLLNPAMGNSCGNESGRHGGGGYGDGGYGGGGHGASGGSGGAHAGGHAGGSPGVGSGNVVQVPVDVPVNVCGNSVDVVGVANPAFGNECGNGGPGYPGNPGNPGGPGGPGGPGGPGNPGNPGGPGGPGGPGGPGTPGHPGNPGNPGTSNPSGPTNPTTPTHHNPPNHAPHTSHTTPHASAQHSTPTGELASTGAELPLGIALPAGAGILVAGAVLYRRARTSF; translated from the coding sequence ATGCGACAGGTCACCCGCAAGGGGTTCATGACCGTGGCGGCGGCGACGGGGGCGATCGCCGCCGCGGGAGGGGTCGCGCACGCGGACTCGGGCGCGGGCGGCGCCGCCCAGGGCTCACCGGGCGTGCTGTCCGGGAACTCGGTGCAGGTGCCGGTGCACGTGCCGGTGAACGTCTGCGGGAACACCGTGAACGTGGTGGGGCTGCTCAACCCGGCGATGGGGAACTCGTGCGGGAACGAGAGCGGTCGGCACGGGGGCGGCGGGTACGGCGACGGGGGGTACGGGGGCGGAGGCCACGGCGCGTCCGGGGGCTCGGGGGGCGCGCACGCGGGCGGGCACGCCGGGGGGTCGCCCGGGGTGGGGTCCGGGAACGTCGTCCAGGTGCCGGTCGATGTGCCGGTGAACGTGTGCGGGAACAGTGTCGACGTCGTGGGGGTCGCGAACCCGGCGTTCGGGAACGAGTGCGGGAACGGGGGGCCGGGGTATCCGGGGAACCCGGGGAATCCTGGCGGGCCCGGAGGTCCCGGCGGTCCCGGTGGGCCGGGGAATCCGGGGAACCCCGGTGGTCCGGGGGGTCCGGGCGGGCCTGGTGGGCCGGGGACGCCGGGGCATCCCGGGAACCCGGGCAACCCCGGCACCTCGAACCCCTCCGGCCCCACGAACCCCACCACCCCCACCCACCACAACCCCCCGAACCACGCCCCCCACACCAGCCACACCACCCCTCACGCCTCCGCCCAGCACTCCACCCCCACGGGTGAGCTGGCGAGCACCGGTGCCGAACTCCCCCTGGGCATCGCCCTCCCGGCCGGCGCGGGCATCCTGGTCGCCGGCGCGGTGCTCTACCGCAGGGCGAGGACGTCGTTCTGA
- a CDS encoding DUF5703 family protein translates to MPEYEFVDVYVPRGVSRKEATRLLTDHAEYGHWELHRLSLMRDGSRKVRLRRRIIRQARATW, encoded by the coding sequence ATGCCGGAATACGAATTTGTCGACGTGTACGTGCCACGCGGGGTCTCCCGCAAGGAGGCGACACGGCTGCTGACGGACCATGCCGAGTACGGACACTGGGAGTTGCACCGTCTGAGCCTCATGCGGGACGGCAGCCGCAAGGTGCGGTTGCGGCGGCGGATCATCCGCCAGGCGCGGGCCACCTGGTGA
- a CDS encoding helix-hairpin-helix domain-containing protein yields MSTDPETTENEAPGAPEGEADAEAATEGDAGEAQKGEAQKGEAQKGEAPAPELTEAQAELAAQKVERERIERRKAEKDGPISSGGKLSGSAADLLAAVRAVESGAKPASAYVAPAPRSVPEAGPRPDAGSPNTATTPAADTGEARGNPDAARVAAGPAAGSESSLKTGPGAGGLALGVHPLAAPSAPAPETVAAVRGVLASGGAPEALASQVAVALGESAAQSLRDDPWQLLRVSGVRPEQADGFARALLGDACGPQDERRGRAVTLWLLEQAALAGHTALELPALTAALAQRGVPDADAAVQDTVAEGEALVFQDALEEPGAAPAQGDGDEEERPVRVLVGLERYALAEESLADGLARIVNALPGDGSPAWETAVSSAPRSAADLIRAVASNGLVLHTGGEASRAEPAALLDAAHALGLRAVAACHTPNGRDRFAALLSEGTGAGAGADTDTGASAGGIPHPGSPADDRVSPVVTLPGLLAGVEGPGRAPDGTLALDLLVVLDAPQLDVETAAMVVESLADGARLVLSGDPGVLWSAGAGRVFGDLVGARVCPQVASRTPDPGPIGELVSGVGIGELNQVEAPGKEIVIVPVRDAGEAVHRTVQLVADSVPRAFGVTPEETVVITPGHGGAAGTRALNAALKERINPGPGRFAGFDPGDLVAYSPAPGRTLPGRVTGADADGLHLTCAGAAVVVPKEQVERSVRHGWALTAHQAVGGRWPAAVVVLPGDAAQALSRPWVYTAFGRAQRHLSVVHGVEQALPRAVAEVLPKPRTTRLPVLLRGQVPAAVG; encoded by the coding sequence GTGAGCACGGACCCGGAGACCACGGAGAACGAAGCGCCGGGGGCACCGGAGGGGGAAGCCGACGCGGAGGCAGCCACCGAGGGCGACGCGGGCGAGGCCCAGAAGGGCGAGGCCCAGAAGGGCGAGGCCCAGAAGGGCGAGGCCCCAGCGCCCGAACTCACCGAGGCCCAGGCCGAGCTCGCCGCGCAGAAGGTCGAGCGGGAGCGGATCGAGCGGCGCAAGGCGGAGAAGGACGGGCCGATCTCCAGCGGCGGCAAGCTGAGCGGTTCGGCGGCGGATCTGCTGGCCGCCGTGCGGGCGGTGGAGAGCGGCGCCAAGCCCGCGAGCGCGTACGTGGCACCGGCCCCGCGCAGTGTCCCGGAGGCCGGGCCGCGGCCTGACGCGGGGTCACCGAACACGGCCACCACACCAGCAGCCGACACGGGCGAAGCTCGCGGCAACCCGGACGCCGCCCGTGTCGCCGCAGGACCCGCCGCCGGTTCGGAGAGCAGCCTTAAAACCGGCCCTGGCGCCGGCGGCCTCGCCCTCGGCGTACACCCCCTCGCAGCCCCCTCCGCACCCGCGCCGGAGACCGTCGCCGCCGTCCGGGGTGTCCTCGCGTCCGGGGGCGCGCCGGAGGCGCTGGCCTCGCAGGTCGCCGTGGCCCTCGGGGAGAGCGCGGCGCAGTCGCTGCGGGACGACCCCTGGCAGTTGCTGCGGGTCTCCGGGGTGCGGCCCGAGCAGGCCGACGGGTTCGCGCGGGCGCTGCTCGGGGACGCGTGCGGGCCGCAGGACGAGCGGCGCGGGCGCGCGGTGACGCTGTGGCTGCTGGAGCAGGCGGCCCTGGCCGGGCACACGGCGCTGGAGCTGCCGGCGCTGACCGCCGCGCTGGCCCAGCGGGGCGTGCCGGACGCCGACGCCGCCGTCCAGGACACCGTCGCCGAAGGGGAGGCGCTGGTCTTCCAGGACGCCCTGGAGGAGCCCGGCGCCGCGCCCGCGCAGGGCGACGGGGACGAGGAGGAGCGTCCCGTCCGTGTCCTGGTCGGCCTTGAGCGGTACGCGCTCGCGGAGGAGAGCCTGGCGGACGGCCTCGCCCGGATCGTCAACGCGCTGCCCGGCGACGGCTCGCCCGCGTGGGAGACGGCCGTGTCCTCGGCGCCCAGGAGCGCCGCCGACCTGATCCGCGCCGTCGCCTCGAACGGCCTCGTCCTGCACACCGGCGGCGAGGCGTCCCGCGCCGAACCGGCCGCTCTCCTCGACGCCGCCCACGCCCTCGGCCTGCGCGCGGTCGCCGCCTGCCACACCCCCAACGGCCGCGACCGCTTCGCGGCCCTGCTGAGCGAGGGCACGGGCGCAGGCGCGGGCGCAGACACGGATACCGGCGCGAGCGCGGGGGGCATCCCGCACCCAGGATCCCCCGCCGACGACCGCGTCTCCCCCGTCGTCACCCTCCCCGGCCTCCTCGCCGGCGTCGAGGGCCCCGGGCGCGCCCCCGACGGAACCCTCGCCCTGGACCTCCTGGTCGTGCTCGACGCGCCCCAACTGGACGTCGAGACGGCCGCGATGGTCGTGGAGTCCCTGGCGGACGGGGCCCGGCTCGTGCTGAGCGGGGACCCCGGGGTGCTGTGGTCGGCCGGGGCGGGGCGGGTGTTCGGGGATCTCGTGGGCGCGCGCGTGTGCCCGCAGGTCGCGTCGCGGACGCCGGACCCGGGGCCGATCGGGGAGTTGGTCTCCGGGGTCGGGATCGGGGAGCTGAACCAGGTCGAGGCGCCCGGCAAGGAGATCGTGATCGTGCCGGTGCGGGACGCCGGGGAAGCCGTGCACCGGACGGTTCAGCTGGTCGCCGACTCCGTGCCGAGGGCGTTCGGGGTGACCCCCGAGGAGACGGTCGTGATCACGCCGGGCCACGGCGGCGCGGCCGGCACGCGCGCGCTCAACGCCGCCCTCAAGGAGCGGATCAACCCCGGCCCCGGCCGCTTCGCCGGCTTCGACCCGGGCGACCTCGTCGCCTACTCCCCCGCGCCCGGCCGTACGCTGCCGGGCCGGGTGACCGGCGCCGACGCGGACGGCCTGCACCTCACCTGCGCGGGCGCCGCCGTCGTCGTCCCCAAGGAGCAGGTCGAGCGGAGCGTGCGGCACGGCTGGGCGCTCACCGCGCACCAGGCGGTCGGCGGGAGGTGGCCGGCGGCGGTCGTCGTCCTGCCCGGTGACGCGGCTCAGGCGCTGTCCCGGCCGTGGGTGTACACGGCGTTCGGGCGCGCGCAGCGGCACCTGTCGGTCGTCCACGGCGTGGAGCAGGCGCTCCCGCGCGCGGTCGCCGAGGTCCTGCCGAAGCCGAGGACGACCCGGCTGCCGGTGCTGCTGCGCGGCCAGGTGCCCGCGGCGGTGGGGTAG
- a CDS encoding aldo/keto reductase yields MEQRHLGRTGLRVSRIGLGTLTWGRDTDEHDAADLLKTFWEAGGTLVDTADVYGDGDAEYLLGRLIEGLVPRRDLIIATKAGSVPDPDRRFDGSRGHLLAALDASLARLGTDYVDVWHIHAYDPHTPLEETLQALDIAVSSGRARYAGVSNFCGWQIAKAATWQLAAPGTRTRLSSTQMEYSLLQRGVEREVLPAAVDLGIGLLPSSPLGRGVLTGKYRGDSLPPDSRAASDHFAPFVEPYLDDTASRIVDAVTTAADGLAVTPLHVALAWVRDRPGVAAPIIGPRNAQQLSAALSVEALTLPDEICRALDDVSAPVHRYPDHDWSTL; encoded by the coding sequence ATGGAGCAGAGGCATCTCGGCCGCACCGGCCTGCGCGTGTCCCGCATCGGTCTGGGCACCCTCACCTGGGGCCGCGACACGGACGAGCACGACGCGGCGGACCTCTTGAAGACGTTCTGGGAAGCGGGCGGCACCCTCGTCGACACGGCGGACGTGTACGGCGACGGCGATGCCGAATACCTGCTGGGCCGTCTCATAGAGGGCCTGGTCCCGCGCCGGGACCTGATCATCGCGACGAAGGCCGGCAGCGTGCCCGACCCCGACCGCCGCTTCGACGGCTCCCGGGGCCACCTGCTGGCCGCGCTGGACGCCTCGCTGGCCCGCCTCGGCACGGACTACGTGGACGTGTGGCACATCCACGCCTACGACCCCCACACGCCCCTGGAGGAAACCCTCCAGGCTCTCGACATCGCCGTCTCCAGCGGGCGCGCGCGGTACGCGGGCGTCTCCAACTTCTGCGGCTGGCAGATCGCCAAGGCCGCGACCTGGCAGCTCGCCGCGCCCGGCACGCGTACGCGCCTGTCGAGCACGCAGATGGAGTACTCCCTCCTCCAGCGCGGCGTCGAGCGCGAGGTGCTGCCCGCCGCCGTCGACCTCGGCATCGGCTTGCTGCCCTCCTCCCCGCTCGGGCGCGGCGTCCTCACCGGCAAGTACCGCGGCGACAGCCTCCCGCCCGACTCCCGCGCCGCCTCCGACCACTTCGCGCCCTTCGTCGAGCCCTACCTCGACGACACCGCCAGCCGCATCGTCGACGCGGTCACGACCGCCGCCGACGGGCTCGCCGTCACCCCGCTGCACGTCGCCCTCGCCTGGGTCCGCGACCGTCCCGGCGTCGCCGCGCCCATCATCGGCCCGCGCAACGCGCAGCAGCTCAGCGCCGCGTTGTCAGTGGAGGCCCTTACGCTTCCAGACGAGATCTGCCGGGCCCTCGACGACGTGTCGGCGCCCGTGCACCGCTATCCCGATCACGACTGGAGCACGCTGTGA
- a CDS encoding LLM class F420-dependent oxidoreductase: MQLGINLGYWGAGMDGDNLAVAQEADRLGYAVCWAAEAYGSDAATVLAWVAAKTERIDVGSAIFQIPARQPAMTAMTAATLDSLSGGRFRLGLGVSGPQVSEGWYGVKFDKPLARTREYVEIVRKAMTRERLSYDGEHWTLPLPGGPGKPIKLTVHPEREHIPLYIAAIGPKNLEQTGEIADGALLIFPSAEHLEDTALRHIRAGREKAGLTLEGFDVCPTLPLALGDDKDVDKLADTFRPYTALYVGGMGSRKQNFYNQLAQRMGYEAEAAEIQDKYLSGDKTGAAAAIPHDLIDKTTLLGSVPRIADRMKSYASVGVTTLTLAPAGFTLEERLASLRAGAEALELAGLA, translated from the coding sequence ATGCAGCTCGGGATCAACCTCGGCTACTGGGGTGCCGGGATGGACGGGGACAACCTCGCCGTGGCGCAGGAGGCCGACCGGCTCGGCTACGCCGTCTGCTGGGCGGCCGAGGCGTACGGGTCGGACGCGGCGACCGTGCTGGCCTGGGTCGCGGCCAAGACCGAGCGGATCGACGTCGGGTCGGCCATCTTCCAGATCCCGGCCCGCCAGCCGGCGATGACCGCGATGACCGCCGCGACCCTCGACTCCCTCTCCGGCGGGCGCTTCCGGCTCGGCCTCGGCGTCTCCGGGCCGCAGGTGTCCGAGGGCTGGTACGGCGTCAAGTTCGACAAGCCGCTGGCGCGCACGCGCGAGTACGTCGAGATCGTCCGCAAGGCCATGACGCGCGAGCGGCTGTCCTACGACGGCGAGCACTGGACGCTGCCGCTGCCCGGCGGACCCGGCAAGCCGATCAAGCTGACCGTGCACCCCGAGCGCGAGCACATCCCGCTCTACATCGCCGCGATCGGCCCCAAGAACCTCGAACAGACCGGTGAGATCGCCGACGGCGCCCTGCTGATCTTCCCGTCCGCCGAGCACCTTGAGGACACCGCCCTCCGCCACATCCGCGCGGGGCGCGAGAAGGCCGGCCTCACCCTCGAAGGCTTCGACGTCTGCCCCACGCTCCCCCTCGCGCTCGGCGACGACAAGGACGTCGACAAGCTCGCGGACACCTTCCGGCCCTACACCGCCCTGTACGTCGGCGGCATGGGCAGCCGCAAGCAGAACTTCTACAACCAGCTCGCGCAGCGCATGGGCTACGAGGCGGAAGCGGCGGAGATCCAGGACAAGTACCTGTCCGGCGACAAGACCGGCGCCGCGGCGGCGATCCCCCACGACCTGATCGACAAGACCACCCTCCTCGGCTCCGTCCCCCGCATCGCCGACCGCATGAAGTCCTACGCCTCCGTGGGCGTGACCACCCTCACCCTCGCCCCCGCCGGCTTCACCCTCGAAGAACGCCTCGCCTCCCTGCGCGCAGGCGCCGAGGCGCTGGAACTGGCGGGCCTGGCGTAA
- a CDS encoding ferritin-like domain-containing protein, producing the protein MLSAKGLFEEIVADDESFRLFCSIAAGGEAQGGWENGRIAALVPESERALAPKISRHGADEDKHGRIFGALMRKRGLEPVPVPPETDYTMLLERGGIGLAHDRLKADRPLTVEDIVTYLAHSRVTEQRASEQMELLRKHFADHPDLGRAVRMISNDEDNHLAYCHEELLRFARAGHGRTIQRTLRECALAEIRIYRDVSLAVMAHMGRILGWSKARSAALTAGIHALYAYERLVGWHRMVTLKPPARRNALGGPPAPEFA; encoded by the coding sequence ATGCTTTCGGCGAAGGGGTTGTTCGAGGAGATCGTGGCGGACGACGAGTCGTTCCGGCTGTTCTGCTCGATCGCGGCCGGCGGGGAGGCGCAGGGCGGCTGGGAGAACGGGAGGATCGCGGCGCTGGTCCCGGAGAGCGAGCGGGCGCTGGCGCCGAAGATCAGCCGGCACGGCGCGGACGAGGACAAGCACGGGAGGATCTTCGGCGCGCTGATGAGGAAGCGGGGCCTGGAGCCCGTCCCCGTCCCCCCGGAGACCGACTACACGATGCTCCTGGAGCGCGGCGGCATCGGCCTGGCGCACGACAGGCTGAAGGCGGACCGCCCGCTCACCGTCGAGGACATCGTCACCTACCTGGCCCACAGCAGGGTCACCGAACAGCGCGCCTCGGAGCAGATGGAACTGCTGCGCAAGCACTTCGCGGACCACCCCGACCTGGGCCGCGCGGTACGGATGATCTCGAACGACGAGGACAACCACCTGGCCTACTGCCACGAGGAACTGCTGCGCTTCGCGCGCGCGGGCCACGGCCGGACGATCCAGCGGACCCTGCGGGAGTGCGCGCTGGCGGAGATCAGGATCTACCGCGACGTCAGCCTGGCGGTCATGGCCCACATGGGCCGCATCCTGGGCTGGTCGAAGGCCAGGTCGGCCGCCCTCACCGCCGGCATCCACGCCCTCTACGCCTACGAACGCCTCGTCGGCTGGCACCGCATGGTCACCCTGAAACCCCCGGCCCGCCGCAACGCCCTGGGCGGCCCGCCCGCCCCCGAGTTCGCCTGA
- a CDS encoding histidine phosphatase family protein: MPTLILVRHGRSTANTSGVLAGWTPGVALDERGTAQAAALPERLEALPIAEVVTSPLQRCQETLRPLLEARGMTAHTDDRIGEAHYGDWSGRKLAELSGDPLMEVVQTYPSAAAFPGGESMRAMQTRAAEAVREWNARVERDHGESAVYLMCSHGDVIKALVADALGLHLDLFQRISVEPCSVTAIRYTRLRPFLVRLGDTGDLASLAPREEPPGGEATVGGGAGAP; the protein is encoded by the coding sequence ATGCCCACCCTGATCCTCGTCCGGCACGGACGGTCCACCGCCAACACCTCCGGAGTCCTCGCGGGCTGGACGCCAGGCGTCGCGCTGGACGAACGCGGCACGGCCCAGGCGGCGGCGCTGCCGGAACGGCTCGAAGCACTGCCGATAGCGGAAGTCGTCACGAGCCCTTTGCAGCGCTGCCAGGAGACCCTGCGGCCCCTCCTGGAGGCGCGCGGGATGACGGCCCACACGGACGACCGCATCGGCGAGGCCCACTACGGCGACTGGAGCGGACGCAAGCTCGCGGAGCTGAGCGGCGACCCCCTGATGGAGGTCGTCCAGACGTACCCCTCGGCGGCGGCGTTCCCCGGCGGCGAGTCGATGAGGGCGATGCAGACGAGGGCCGCGGAAGCCGTCCGCGAGTGGAACGCGCGCGTGGAGCGCGACCACGGAGAGAGCGCCGTCTACCTGATGTGCTCGCACGGCGACGTCATCAAGGCGCTCGTCGCGGATGCCCTCGGCCTGCACCTGGACCTGTTCCAGCGGATCTCCGTCGAACCGTGCTCCGTGACGGCGATCCGCTACACGCGCCTGCGCCCCTTCCTCGTGCGCCTCGGCGACACCGGCGACCTCGCCTCGCTCGCCCCGCGCGAGGAACCCCCGGGCGGGGAGGCGACCGTCGGGGGCGGTGCTGGCGCACCGTGA
- a CDS encoding DUF3090 domain-containing protein, translated as MSRQVFLYDPPDRFVAGTVGLPGRRTFFLQAVAGPRVTSVALEKTQVAALAERMDELLDEVVRRSGGNAAVPAVAPAENTDTGPLDSPVEEEFRVGTMALAWDGEEQRMIVEAQALVELDADSEEDLAEAEERLLQDEENGPPMLRVRLTGAQARAFAKRALDVVNAGRPPCPLCSLPLDPEGHVCPRQNGYRRGA; from the coding sequence GTGTCCCGTCAGGTGTTCCTCTACGACCCGCCGGACCGCTTCGTGGCCGGCACGGTCGGACTGCCCGGACGCCGTACCTTCTTCCTCCAGGCCGTCGCCGGCCCCCGGGTGACCAGCGTGGCCCTGGAGAAGACCCAGGTCGCCGCGCTCGCCGAGCGCATGGACGAACTGCTGGACGAGGTCGTGCGCCGCAGCGGCGGAAACGCCGCCGTACCCGCCGTCGCCCCCGCCGAGAACACCGACACCGGCCCCCTCGACTCGCCCGTCGAGGAGGAGTTCCGGGTCGGCACCATGGCCCTCGCCTGGGACGGCGAGGAACAGCGCATGATCGTCGAGGCGCAGGCCCTCGTGGAGCTCGACGCGGACTCCGAGGAGGACCTGGCCGAGGCGGAGGAACGGCTCCTCCAGGACGAGGAGAACGGCCCCCCGATGCTGCGGGTGAGGCTCACCGGCGCGCAGGCGAGAGCGTTCGCCAAGCGCGCCCTGGACGTCGTCAACGCGGGCCGCCCGCCCTGCCCGCTGTGCAGCCTGCCGCTCGACCCGGAGGGACACGTATGTCCGCGCCAGAACGGATACCGGCGAGGGGCGTGA
- a CDS encoding SCO1664 family protein, giving the protein MSAPERIPARGVTTVEPADAHLLTRGELTVRGRIGDASNAALYCTVALDGREAACVYKPVAGERPLWDFPDGNLARREVAAYEVSAATGWDLIPPTVLRDGPYGEGMCQLWIEVSPDAELLALVDAEEPGPGWKAVGFAEVGEGRTALLVHADDDRLRRLAVLDAVVNNADRKGGHLLPTAAGRLYGIDHGVTFHTENKLRTLLWGWAGEPLTEEALGTLKALRGALEPSGALTQTLAPLITPAELDATRARVDDLLTTGKHPEPGGEWPAIPWPPV; this is encoded by the coding sequence ATGTCCGCGCCAGAACGGATACCGGCGAGGGGCGTGACGACCGTCGAACCGGCCGACGCGCACCTCCTGACGCGCGGCGAGCTGACCGTGCGCGGGCGCATCGGCGACGCCTCCAACGCCGCCCTGTACTGCACCGTTGCCCTGGACGGCCGCGAGGCCGCCTGCGTCTACAAACCGGTCGCCGGGGAGCGCCCCCTGTGGGACTTCCCCGACGGGAACCTCGCCCGGCGCGAGGTCGCCGCGTACGAGGTGTCCGCCGCGACCGGCTGGGACCTGATCCCGCCGACCGTCCTGCGCGACGGCCCCTACGGCGAGGGCATGTGCCAGCTGTGGATCGAGGTGTCGCCCGACGCCGAACTCCTCGCCCTGGTCGACGCCGAGGAACCCGGACCGGGCTGGAAGGCCGTCGGGTTCGCCGAGGTGGGGGAGGGGCGGACGGCGCTCCTGGTGCACGCCGACGACGACCGGCTGCGCCGCCTCGCCGTCCTGGACGCCGTCGTCAACAACGCCGACCGCAAGGGCGGCCACCTCCTGCCCACCGCCGCAGGACGGCTCTACGGCATCGACCACGGCGTCACCTTCCACACCGAGAACAAGCTCCGTACGCTCCTGTGGGGCTGGGCGGGCGAGCCCCTGACAGAGGAGGCTCTGGGCACGCTCAAGGCCCTCAGAGGCGCCCTGGAGCCCTCCGGAGCCCTCACGCAAACCCTCGCGCCCCTCATCACCCCGGCGGAACTCGACGCCACCCGCGCCCGCGTCGACGACCTCCTCACCACCGGGAAGCACCCCGAGCCCGGCGGCGAGTGGCCCGCCATCCCCTGGCCGCCCGTCTAG